Below is a genomic region from Raphanus sativus cultivar WK10039 chromosome 4, ASM80110v3, whole genome shotgun sequence.
ATTTTCTCAATCTCCAATATGGCTCCTTTATTTTTCTCAGCATCGCTTAGACATAATCCTGTAAAAATAAAGGATGATTGTTAACAACTCAATTTGTGTTATCTAACAAAAGCTTATCAATTGACGAAATAAAGGATACAAAAACAACCTGGTAGGTTAATATTTTTTCTCTGCCAATATATGTCTTCTGAAAGAAACTCCCATGTGTTAGTAATCTAAATTTActttcaaaaacataaaatatctttataaatttagTTTCTGAAAGAAACTCCCATCCTCTGCCTAGATTTTTTCTCTgcctatatatttttataaataatactttcCATAATAATATGAACttaaatagttttagtaatcttaaatttactttcaaaaatatactttgtaggtcataaatttaaatttagtatattGGCCACACACTTAGGTACCAAATAGGAGTTCAATATTTGTTGTTTGTTGCCATATATGTAAACCATAAAATAGGAGTTTAAGTGTTTGTGCAAGAAAACTACGTTTTTTTAACAGGTAGgtggttatatttttttaagatgcatttatattttatgtgacgcagttatattttagatgtagtTATACTTTTAAGTTGGATTAAACCTATATCAACTGATCATGTTTCtgatttgataaaatatatataggttGTAATTAGAATTGGGTTTCTGTAAAAATCAGTTAAAAGAAATAGGTATGTGTTTTGCTCGTAAGAAGCAACGGACATATCAATATACGatttagttatatatgtattattactattatataAGGATACATAGAATtggtaaaaagaaaatagacaAACGCAAAAATTACACACAATATTCAGCTGTGTGGGTCGttcaaaataaaagttatagAAAGAAGTGGGCCAATATATATTGGAACTAAAGAATagttaaacaatatatattgaaatGGGCATGGTTAGTTAGTTTCCTTAAGTAGGTCATTTGCATATTTTGATTCAGTTATATAAAACACTTGGACTGAACtaatatcaattggtcatgtgtctaatttaatagtattgataacttattttaaatagtaaacccaacaaaccaaaagaaaggcccaaaataaatagataactATTTACATGGTTTTGAATGGAAAGTGTGTTAACTAAATGACACCTCTCCACAAATGTCTACACCAAATGAAAGAAAATTTTACTCTCTAATACACATTTTCACTTTTGAACTACACTTGAAGATACTTTCTACATGTCACACCCTTTTTCTATGTGATTTATCCTTCTTACCTCTCAAGCCACATGTACAGATTTCTAAACTATTCTTAACTAGTCTCAACTCAATATACTGTCCTCACATtcacacaaaaataaaataacagttAAAAATACAACCCGTTGTTTAATCTCTTTCTTATCAAATTTCAGACTTACCAGCGAGTAGAAAACTAGAAAATTTAACAGAGGAAGATGAAATTTCTATGCGTAGATGTTTCATAGGTAACAAATCTATGGGTTTTATTAAAGCTTAGGTTTTATAAAACAGCTTTATCAGAATCATAATCTTTTGCTTCTTACGCTTCTTTCTGTTATTGATTTGaccaattaaaaaaagaaactggtTAGAAGATTATTCAAATTGGGTAAGTGTTTGAGAATTCGTTTTTGAATTGGCATCCACAAAGTGCAAACTATGAAAGATTCCATGGCTAGCTTTTTGGATATTTCAATTTTGattatgttaataatttaaGTATACCTCTGTAATTAAGCTTGCTCTTTTGTCTGGTTTTTCAGTTTTTACCCAAAAAATGGTTCTTTTTCTGTAGCATTCCACATTCTTTCTAAATTTGTTGAGATAAGATTGCAACTTTCGACTCCGTTTGAGATAAGATTTCGACTTTCCGACTCCGTTCCAGCTTCGGTGGCGGTGAACGGAGATCTCCATAGAGCCTCCAATGGTGATTTCTTCATATTTACAAAGAAGGTCCCTAAACGTCTGATTAGTTTCAATTGTGCCTGAAACCTTTAAATCATACCGGAAGGTCCTTATTAAGCAATCTCTAACTTTTAATTTTGCACTTTAAACCTTCCTCATAATTGTATAGTGGTGACTCGTcttctgatttttttcaaaTCGGTTACAAACTTTGGATATGCAAAAATGATCTCATGAATTAACCTCAAACTGTCAATTGTGCAATTTAACCCATATGATATGCAAATGAATACACTAAATATGCAATCTAAATGATcaaattaactaaaaaattaactaaaaaaatagtttaaaacattaaaatcataaaaattcatgttataagaaaaaaagaacggAAATATATAAACTTTCTCCACGAAAACCTATCCACAAAACTTAGTCCACAAaatatttgcattttttttatCCACGATATATGTATCCACATTTTATCCacattttatttatgtataattttcatatttttctatcCATAATATATATGTCCACAATGTATGTGTCCACGTTTTATTTATGCAtaaatattctgtttttatatttttctatccACAACATATATGCCCACAATTTATATGTACACAAttcaaaacataattatataataaatttaaattaaaaattaaaaaatattaaaatatgtagatatgagtatcaaaataaaaagaaaaaaataaacttttattcAGTCATTAAATGTTAATGTACATAATAGATAATGAAATAATAAGGAACTGAATATGATGTCTgcgaaatttaaaaaattattaacaaacaaataaaataaataaatatgtatatatatttacctAACCGTTGGATTATATTCATTTAGTTTATATTAGCGTTTATATTGGTCCACATATACTAATATGATTACTTTCTCTTTGCATTCTAAGTACTCACGACATCATCTTAGATTAGTCAAGAGCTTTTTAGTCTATAATTCATTTACCGTACAAACAAAGTGCCTTCCCAACACATTGTGCCCTTTTATGTTAAGAAACAAAAATGTGTCTTATTATGTAAGACACCCGCAAATGACACTTGTTTAACTTGTGTTCAACCTTACGACACATACACAACATATGTCTTCACTAAATGACACATGTCAAGCACtcacaaataattatttatttattaaattcgttttaaaataattaccaAAAATGTCATTATCTTCAATCTTTAGCTAAAAACCTATTCTAACATGAAATCAAGCTTTTTTGAGATTTTAGTTCCGAAAATCATGCATAATAAACCTTATAAATCATAATAAAGcaaaattttaactttaatcatgattcttatgcacaataattaataaaaaatcaaactttAAATTCATGAGtttaataaatgactaaaaTCAAATCATATGAGCATATGCAACCATATACACATAGTAGTAGATTCTGATACTACTTGATAGATTTTAACTATACATGGAGGTGGTATCTCTTCCATATTCCAATAGGCCCCTTGATCTAATAGTGTATATGATTAGCACTAAAAATATGAAAGCATGAAAACTTACTTGAATTCATCTTACAAGAAGATGATATGTAGATGGTCTTCTAGCTCTTCGTATCTGAAAATACCCTCTACCAAGAGATGGGAGCTTGTGTAGAGAATAGAGAAAGCATGCTTTATGAGAGTGAGAGAGAATCCTTATGTTTTGTCTAGCCAAATGACAAAAGCCTTcaattttatgaacttttttaaaacaaattcatAATCTCATCtctctatcttatatatttccCCTCTTTATGGTATATATTAAACCGAATATATATACCTTCATTATATGTGAGCTAGGGACCACAACCAAATCAGTAAACCGTAACTTAACCGGTCTAAAAGCATTGTCATTTAATTCAGTCCATTAGAGCATCATTATAGGTTTGTCCTAAGCAAAGCCCTTAAAGAGAAAAAAGCGGGGACcgagaaaaaaagagaatggGAAAGCCCTTATTTAAGGGCTGCCCTTAATCTCtaccgaacaaaaaaaaacacaaagccCTTAGTTAAAGGAGAGATAGAAAGAacaccaataatgatggtcttaTAGAATACTAGGGGaagtccgcgctacgcgcgggaTTTGATGAATCGGTTtgtttaaaaaacataattttgtatTAAGTTGTGTATGAGTATGCTTCTGTTGTGTACAccaaattttacttatataactaaaaatttcaaatacttACTATTGTTGTTGTTCTAAACCTGAATTATAAGATTTTCTGTTTACTAAGTTTTATGAATacatttatatttgttaatttaattgtaattatatttgttttttgtgttAAAAGTTTGGTTATACATTCTTTGTTTAGATATTAGAAGATTAAGCGTCAAACTCATTGTTAACCAAATTTATATAGATAGattcttttgtttaaaatgaGCAATGCAAATTTTTGTTCATATAAGTATTAAGCGATTAAGTGTTAAAGTATATGATAGTTACGATTATTTGATTGAAGCAATGTTAGATCTTATATTTTCCAAACTAATTTTTGAGTAATAGTTATAttgattatataataattataacttATGCTTTTCGTAATTacgaaaaaacaaaatatgtgaTTCACTCTGTTTCTCAGCATGAgttttaattaaactaaaaaatatcataatacttttttaaatgaaattgtatttattttagaaacttatgaatatttattaatttttagttatctAATTTAGTTTTGGTtagataaattaaatttcttgagttaatgtttttttattggtCTAGGTTTGGTAAAACgttaaaaataatgtaaattgatttgtctttttttgttcttattaacttgctctatttatttttacattttatgtatttttttaatttatgtatttacattaaatttatttgatggttacaatttaaattaaattcaagttaattaactaaattttcatttcttttatatatatatatttttttttgactgattttttttttaattttctgattttgattATGTATTAATAACTGATTATGGTTTTcaatattttctaataaatttttatatggTTAAAATTTGGTAACAGAAAAGAAGAATAAGATTGTCTTCTCCTTTTTGTTACCTTGAAGTTGATGAACCAggcaaaaatattttgttttctattttgtttttatgaagggtttttatttatttttggaattttaaattaaattatgtaGTTGTTGCTAAGTTAACATATGTTGTTAGAATGATGAGTGCAAAACAATTGGTCGAAAACCAAAGAACTACTTacaaaaactttttattaatagaTTTGATTTAAAAACTAAAGTGATAAAAAGATATGAGATAGTTTTTTAATTCTGAAAAATTTGTACTGATGTGTTAAAACCTAGGCAGCTGACATAGTAAATCTTTTAATATATGGCTCATATGAAAATTAACTATCTTTTAGGCTAAAAATCATTGCCAGCTTTCAATTATTTACTCACGAAAGTCATTCCAAATTGTAGTCAAACCTCACCAATATTATAACTGGTTGAAGCATACCTCGATCCAGATCCTTAAACCGGTCACCAGTTGCTTCCATGTAAACAGGTTCAAATGGTTGTCTTTCTCCCACGTGAAAGATTTGCAAGCCCATGTTCACCGAGTTAGCTAATAATTGAACCAACCAAACCATCTTCGACGCACCAAGAAACCCTTGTAATAAAAAATCCGGTTAAATTGgtttccagttttttttttttgtgacacaAATTGGTTTCCAGTAAAccaataaaactatataaatcgTAAAGCGGTCTAGGCCGGACTCTTTTCAAGCAAAGCATTGAAACGACACTGCCCCCagcttttttttgtaaaataataatataaaaaaatcccATCTGCGGATaggactattttttttttgctaaatgctCCGAGAAGACTTTGAACGAAGCGTAATTAGATTCACAACGATCAGATTTACAATCCGGGTCGACCCGTTTTCCTGAAACCCAGAAGCTTGGAAGTGCTACTCAGAATCGATTCAGTAACATTAATCTCCAAGTGCAACAGTCTAGGAAAACACATCCTCTGTACTGATAAGAAATTGATGATCACTGATAAGATCAGAGGTTGATCTTATCTGTGTGACAGAAATAGGGGGAGAATCGACGAAGAGTttagggagaagaagaagatagagagaAAAGAAGTTAGGGATTTACCCAAATATGTTTATGATCGTTTTTCGATCAAATGTTTACAAAGAACAACTGCAACATATAAAGAGAAAGTAGAAAATATGTCTTGGGCTTCATTTAATTCCTCTCCTTCCGAGACCCACTAACTGCCCATCTGAGTACTTATCAATACTCCCCGGTTGAAACAACCTTGTCCACAAGGTTGAGCTGAGATTTTGTGTTAGTTGCAGATCCACTCATCTTTTGAGAACAATTGCCATCAATAAGAAACTCCTGCAACCTGCAACTGTACTTTTCAACTCGTATTACAGCTCCTGGCCATTTCTTCATCATCAGGTTCTCATTAAGGCCAAAATGCAACAACCAACCCATCACGTACCAAAACCAGCATTCTAATTTGTCTGAAAAGAGTTCTGGCGGTCTTGGGAGATGGAACATCAATCCAATAGCTACTAAACAGCTTGTTCCAACCCTTCTGCCGACATTAACCAGATTGTTGATGTGTAGTAGTACCGTCGCGATAATTTTTGCATCGCATAACATCTCTGACGTAACGTCCGTAACTCCTTTTCTCGTAAACAACTCCAGCCACGAGTTAGCAAAACTCGTTTCCATACCCTGTTCCATCTTAAGCAAGCCGCAACTTATGTTTAAAATGACTATCTGAACCTTCTCGAGGCTAACCCCACCAGGATCCCATTCAGGACAATTCACAGGCTCAGATTCTTCATTCCTCTGCGGACATAGATACAAAAGCTTCACAACCGCATCACAAATTGCTTTCCTCATTACCCAGCAGGCAAAATCAGTGACAAACTCCTCACCCACACCTTTGTATGATGCAACAAGCACTTCCACCGAAATGATGCTGTAAATAACCTCGTACACTTGTGACCAGGTCATGTCGTTTGAACTTGATGTAGCTCGAGTTGCGTTCTGCACTTCTCCGACTTCTGGCTTGATTGACCTCCAACGCCTATACCTCACTATGAACAGACTCAGCTCCGGTGGTCTTGGTGACTGAGATGTTACATATGTAACGACTGAAGGTAGCAACAGAGTGCTCTTGTAACTGTGTTGTCGCTTTATCATCTTCTGGTCATAGATCATCTTTCTGCCCGGTAGAAGAACAGCCTTGTCCTCAAGGCCCAAGAAGCCAAAAACTGAAAATGTGATCACACTTTCTCCATTGAGGAAGGGAGCCACTGCACCTCGTATAACTTTCATCTCCGTTAAGCTATCACCAACGAAACTCCATAAAGGTTCTGGAAGCTTCTTCATATACTGAACCTGTTTATCAGAATCTCCACCAGGCTCCCAAACTTGAACAGCCAAAAAAATCTCAGAGACTTGTCTCCCACAAAAATTCTTCACTAGCCTCCAAGTCTGTTTCTTCACACACGTAGAGAAGCTGAAATTGTCAGTTCCACTTCCACGTTGCCATCCTGTATCCGCCACACAAATTTCAAACGCCAACTCACTAAAGGAACTAACTGAATCATGTTCTTGCTCCATAGTTACTGCCTCTGCGCCATTAACCAAAattttctctgagtgagagcTTTTGAGAAGCTCTAGCAGTCTCTTGGCAGACTCAGCTTGACCTGGATCCCAGTCATGTATCTCCAGAGACGGATCCAATTCCTCACCACAGTTCAATGAATGCTTGAGTTTTGTCTCCTTACCGCCAGCATCTTCTGAAACTTCTTCACAATTCCCAAACAACATAGACAAACACAGGCTACTGTCATCACCACTATACTTAAACTGAAAATCAAAACCCCTTTTGCGCTTCCTGACCTTGTAACATCTGACAGTACCAGGCCTTGTGTATTTGGATCCTCTTCTGTGAAGCGACTCTGACTTTCCCATCTTGAAAGGTTCTCCACCTTGTGTAACCTTCTCAGCTGTCATTTTACTTCCTTGGTGAAGTATATCCTTGAACCGAACCTTATGAAACCCTCGTTTGCCCCACTTTTGATGAACATGAGAGAGTTTAATCCGATTCTTATACTTGCTCGTCTCCATTGACGTTACCTCCTGTAAAGACTCCATCGCGGCATCAAGATCATCATGTTCTAGTGCTGTAACCTCCTCAGCGAAAAGAAAATGGTCTCCTATCCACATATCCACACGACAATCTATATCCTTAGGATCAAGAGAAGTAAACTCATACCGGAAGAGATAAGTCTCTCGCTTCACTCCTGTATCTACTATCTGCCTTTTAACCACACAGATCTTCGTACAGCTTTTTGGGTCTCTAAAACTTGGAGAGTCTAGGAACATTCCCCAGCTCTTACAAGCTTGAGCAAGCTTCACCTGAGCAGTTCTCTTCTTCTGATGGTATTGTTTCTTCATTCCCACACTCTTCACACCCAATCGCAGACAGCTTGTTGATATCTCTGGTTTTTGTGTAACCGATGGATCACTGTTTTCCCTCATCAGCCATCTTTTCCGTCTCTTAAGCCTAGCCTTGTGGTAGGTTAGCTTGATCGGAATCCTTCTGAACCTGATACCTCCGTTGGGCTTGAGATCTTCAAACCTTTTAGGGATGAAAGCGTTATAAGGATGAGATTCACCATACGGCCGCTTCCGCCGCTTCCGATACTCCTCACGGAACTCCTCATGCAGTCTCTGACTGTCCATTCGAAGCTCCTCACGAAGCTTTCGATCCACATCCATCTGTTTCCATGATTGCAGTAACTTCTCGAACTCATCACTGAAaggcattttttttttttttttttttttttaaattaagactCTCAAGGTCGAGAGGAacttgagctctgataccaatgaTAAGATCAGAGGTTGATCTTATCTGTGTGACAGAAATAGGGGGAGAATCGACGAAGAGTttagggagaagaagaagatagagagaAAAGAAGTTAGGGATTTACCCAAATATGTTTATGATCGTTTTTCGATCAAATGTTTACAAAGAACAACTGCAACATATAAAGAGAAAGTAGAAAATATATGTCTTGGGCTTCATTTAATTCCTCTCCTTCCGAGACCCACTAACTGCCCATCTGAGTACTTATCAATCACTTACCTGATTTTTGATATCCATATTATCTTGGCTCTGAACAAACCAAAGCTTCTTCTCGGACACCACCACAACCGTTTCTCTCTCTGTCTCCTCAAAATCCCATCTGCCGCAGCCAGATCTCCATTCAGCAACACAATCCTCGCCGTCCTGGTTTCTTCCTCGACCTTAAACATCTTTCATGTGTTGCTCTCACCACCAAGACCAGCAAGAGTTATCCTTCGATGTTGTACAAAATCACGTTCAAACTGAAATCGCAAAAGCTTGCGTCCGCGTCAGCCACCACCGGCTGCGAGTTAGATAACGACGATCTGGAAAAGATCGAAGATACGGAGTCATGATCCACTTTCCAGATAAAGTTTTTGGCTGAGTTGGTGACGTAAGCATTCCCCTTGTAATCAACCGCCAAGCCATTGTCGAGGGTCTTGTATGTAAAAGAAGTAGTATGGTTGAATCAAGTGAAGCAGTGAGATTCCCAGTAGTCTACATCCTTATTTATAGTTGAAGAAATTAGGGACATACGATTGAaatgagaaaagagaaaactaaaaccaaacGTCGTGGAAGACCTTGAATTCGAGAATTAACAGTGAAACTTAATGATGAAATTTCAATGACGACGGAAAAGTTACATCTCATTTATAGTCGGTGGAATTTAGAGGATCTGACCTGACGTCCGTATAAAAATGTTTAGGTTAGATTTTATAATTCATGTGAATTTGGGCTTTTTCATTTAGATGCAATAACTTATGTGGCCCAAATAGCTGCAGTTATTATAACCCAAGGACTATTAACAGAAGAAGAGTAATGAGTTGAGCACATCTGATCGCAAGCCCATCCAATAACCAGAATAAATGAAACGCACACTTTGCTAAAGAGACACGTGTCACGCTCCTGTGAACCAAGTTTCTAACGTGGCGTCCTAGGTGTTTTCACCAGGAGAGAGTAAagtaaactttatataaataaataaataaatgacaTCCAAATTGGTTTCTATGCATAAAATCCTCATGTCCATCAATCAAATACCGAAGGCCTAATCCAAATATGATCACTCATTATTTGGATTAAACCGAGATAACAATCCTTAATACATAAATCCCACAACTGGTTCACATCTCCAACACTACAATGCTGAGGTTAACGTGGTCACTTATTGTCGGGGTAGAAGAAAGAGATGATAGTCAAACTTCAGAGTCCTTGTAAACTCCCTTAAATACTTATCACCTCTGTACTCGTCTTTCGGATTTTGTCCATTTTGAGCAAACGGAGCAACCCTGAACAgcaccctagacaagctagtcATAAAGGCAAGTGCGTACGATATCAGTTTATCTGCAATTATTGATAGATTCAGTAACTGGCAATAAATCTTTTTTTCGAAAAGATGGTTCCTATAAAAAACTAATAGAGTAAATAGGAGAATGGTTCATTTCGGTTTAATTGTAACGGTATTACGCATGTATAAACCGGGTGTTAACCAGCTCTCTATATAAAAAGAGCATTGTACTCTGTTTTCGAGTAACAGAAATAACAAACTTTCAGttacatcttcttcttcgttaaactctatcatggtatcagagcttttgAGGCTGAAACCTCAAGCGATTCTTCTTCATTTCTTCCTTCATTGACCTCGATCAATCGGTGAATCTCACGATTGatctttttcttcctctttgATCGGATTAGAATCTGGTTGTTCCGCCATTTTCCGATCTTCGAGCTGTAACAATGGTGATTCGTCGATCATTGCGTCGCGGAGGAAGACAACCGACGTCGGTTTCTCGCAGAGTTCCTATTCCGGAATCAGCTCCGTCGTCGCCTCAACCTCAAATCACGCCGCCTCAACCGCAAATCACGCCGGAACTCTCACCGGATAGTATTCACTCACCATTTCACCTAACTAATAGCGATAACCCATGTCTCTCCATCATATCTGAAGTTCTCGACGGTTCAAACTATGATAACTGGAGTATTGCTATGACGATTGCCTTAGACGCTAAGAATAAGCTTGTGTTTGTTGATGGATCTCTCGAACGACCTCAAGAATCACATTCTAACTATCGAATCTGGTCTCGATGCAATTCAATGGTCAAGTCTTGGATTCTCAACACAGTTTCTAAACAGATCTACAAGAGCATTCTTCGCTTGAATGATGCGACTGAGATATGGAAAGATTTGTTAACTCGCTTTCACATCACGAATCTTCCTCGCTCTTATCAGCTATCTCAACAAATCTGGTCATTGCAGCAGGGATCAATGGATCTTTCAACATACTACACCACTCTGAAGACCTTATGGGATGAACTCGATGGTGCAAACTGCGTGACTACTTGCAGAAACTGTGATTGTTGTAAAGCAACAGAGACAAAGGCTGATCAAGCTAAGGTCATCAAGTTCTTAGCTGGCTTAAACGAGTCCTATGCCACTATTCGCAGTCAGATCATTATGAAGAAACACATTCCTGAGCTTTCTGAGATATACAATCTACTGGATCAAGATTATAATCAGAGGAATATCGTTCCAATCCAGAACGCTACTGCTTTTCAAATCACAGCACCTGTACAGACTCCTGTACAAGCTCCTCTTATCAATGCTTCACAATCTACTTATCCACCTCGCCAGGGCAGACCAGTTTGTGCACATTGCGGATACAATGGACACACTATTGATACTTGCTACAAGATACATGGCTATCCAGTGGGTTTTAAACATAAGACAAAACAGCAGAATGATAAGCAGACGCCTAAAGCTGGAAATTCAAAACCGGTAGTAGCTCAGATGACAGTCGCTGAACCTTTTGTCAAGTGTTATCAATAACCTCACGAGGGATCAGATAGAAGGAATGATTGCTTACTTCAACTCTCAGATGGCTTCTCAGACACCTCAAGTGAACTATCTTGCTTCAACTTCTGGTGGAACCATCACGGCTCTTCCTGGTATGGCTTTTTCTAACTCTACTCTATGCTTTGTAGGCATGCTTAGAGCTACGAAAAATGCTTTATGCTCTGACTCTTGGATTGTTGATAGTGGTGCAACACACCATGTTGCTCATAGCAAAGATCTGTTCTTTGAACTATCTGATGCTATTAACACTTCAGTCACGTTACCTACTGGCCTTGGAATCAAGATTGCAGGGATAGGCAGTATCAGACTGAGTGATTCTTTGATACTCAAGAATGTATTATACCTACCGGATTTTCGACTCAATCTCCTAAGTGTGAGCCAGATGACAAAAGAACTGGGTTACAGAGTTGTTTTTGATTCGGATGCTTGT
It encodes:
- the LOC108850281 gene encoding uncharacterized protein LOC108850281; this translates as MVIRRSLRRGGRQPTSVSRRVPIPESAPSSPQPQITPPQPQITPELSPDSIHSPFHLTNSDNPCLSIISEVLDGSNYDNWSIAMTIALDAKNKLVFVDGSLERPQESHSNYRIWSRCNSMVKSWILNTVSKQIYKSILRLNDATEIWKDLLTRFHITNLPRSYQLSQQIWSLQQGSMDLSTYYTTLKTLWDELDGANCVTTCRNCDCCKATETKADQAKVIKFLAGLNESYATIRSQIIMKKHIPELSEIYNLLDQDYNQRNIVPIQNATAFQITAPVQTPVQAPLINASQSTYPPRQGRPVCAHCGYNGHTIDTCYKIHGYPVGFKHKTKQQNDKQTPKAGNSKPVVAQMTVAEPFVKCYQ